One window from the genome of Alosa alosa isolate M-15738 ecotype Scorff River chromosome 15, AALO_Geno_1.1, whole genome shotgun sequence encodes:
- the LOC125308727 gene encoding uncharacterized protein LOC125308727 isoform X3, giving the protein MAVMAKVVVLILIATFSNVFGLPKRDVTEVGAHEVDVSTTPNPNNHTQTEAQDGASEDDVVTATPSLQNQTAAAQTGEADGASEDDVVTATPSLQNQTTAAAQTGEADGASEDDVVTATPSLQNQTTAAAQTGEADGASEDDVVTATPSLQNQTAAAQTGDADGASEDDVVTATPSLQNQTAAAQTGDADGASDDDVVTATSSPQNQTTSSGGITDGASEDAGVLTTVLNLQNGTTSAQVGTTITDSRDDS; this is encoded by the exons ATGGCAGTAATGGCAAAGGTTGTTGTGTTGATTCTGATTGCTACTTTCAGTAATG TTTTCGGTCTTCCAAAGAGGGATGTCACGGAAGTAGGTGCCCATGAGGTTGATGTTTCAACAACACCAAATCCCAACAACCACACCCAAACTGAAGCTCAGG ATGGAGCAAGTGAAGATGATGTGGTAACTGCAACCCCAAGTCTCCAAAATCAAACAGCTGCTGCCCAAACTGGAGAGGCTG ATGGAGCAAGTGAAGATGATGTGGTAACTGCAACCCCAAGTCTCCAAAACCAGACAACAGCTGCTGCCCAAACTGGAGAGGCTG ATGGAGCAAGTGAAGATGATGTGGTAACTGCAACCCCAAGTCTCCAAAACCAGACAACAGCTGCTGCCCAAACTGGAGAGGCTG ATGGGGCAAGTGAAGATGATGTGGTAACTGCAACCCCAAGTCTCCAAAATCAAACAGCTGCTGCCCAAACTGGAGATGCTG ATGGAGCAAGTGAAGATGATGTGGTAACTGCAACCCCAAGTCTCCAAAATCAAACAGCTGCTGCCCAAACTGGAGATGCTG ATGGGGCGAGTGACGATGATGTGGTAACTGCAACTTCAAGTCCCCAAAACCAGACAACTTCATCAGGTGGAATAACTG ATGGTGCGAGTGAGGATGCTGGTGTGTTAACCACCGTACTGAATCTGCAAAATGGGACTACCTCTGCCCAAGTTGGAACCACCATCACTG ACTCCCGTGATGACTCCTGA
- the LOC125308727 gene encoding uncharacterized protein LOC125308727 isoform X2 → MAVMAKVVVLILIATFSNVFGLPKRDVTEVGAHEVDVSTTPNPNNHTQTEAQDGASEDDVVTATPSLQNQTAAAQTGEADGASEDDVVTATPSLQNQTAAAQTGEADGASEDDVVTATPSLQNQTTAAAQTGEADGASEDDVVTATPSLQNQTTAAAQTGEADGASEDDVVTATPSLQNQTAAAQTGDADGASDDDVVTATSSPQNQTTSSGGITDGASEDAGVLTTVLNLQNGTTSAQVGTTITDSRDDS, encoded by the exons ATGGCAGTAATGGCAAAGGTTGTTGTGTTGATTCTGATTGCTACTTTCAGTAATG TTTTCGGTCTTCCAAAGAGGGATGTCACGGAAGTAGGTGCCCATGAGGTTGATGTTTCAACAACACCAAATCCCAACAACCACACCCAAACTGAAGCTCAGG ATGGAGCAAGTGAAGATGATGTGGTAACTGCAACCCCAAGTCTCCAAAATCAAACAGCTGCTGCCCAAACTGGAGAGGCTG ATGGAGCAAGTGAAGATGATGTGGTAACTGCAACCCCAAGTCTCCAAAATCAAACAGCTGCTGCCCAAACTGGAGAGGCTG ATGGAGCAAGTGAAGATGATGTGGTAACTGCAACCCCAAGTCTCCAAAACCAGACAACAGCTGCTGCCCAAACTGGAGAGGCTG ATGGAGCAAGTGAAGATGATGTGGTAACTGCAACCCCAAGTCTCCAAAACCAGACAACAGCTGCTGCCCAAACTGGAGAGGCTG ATGGGGCAAGTGAAGATGATGTGGTAACTGCAACCCCAAGTCTCCAAAATCAAACAGCTGCTGCCCAAACTGGAGATGCTG ATGGGGCGAGTGACGATGATGTGGTAACTGCAACTTCAAGTCCCCAAAACCAGACAACTTCATCAGGTGGAATAACTG ATGGTGCGAGTGAGGATGCTGGTGTGTTAACCACCGTACTGAATCTGCAAAATGGGACTACCTCTGCCCAAGTTGGAACCACCATCACTG ACTCCCGTGATGACTCCTGA
- the LOC125308727 gene encoding uncharacterized protein LOC125308727 isoform X1: MAVMAKVVVLILIATFSNVFGLPKRDVTEVGAHEVDVSTTPNPNNHTQTEAQDGASEDDVVTATPSLQNQTAAAQTGEADGASEDDVVTATPSLQNQTAAAQTGEADGASEDDVVTATPSLQNQTTAAAQTGEADGASEDDVVTATPSLQNQTTAAAQTGEADGASEDDVVTATPSLQNQTAAAQTGDADGASEDDVVTATPSLQNQTAAAQTGDADGASDDDVVTATSSPQNQTTSSGGITDGASEDAGVLTTVLNLQNGTTSAQVGTTITDSRDDS; the protein is encoded by the exons ATGGCAGTAATGGCAAAGGTTGTTGTGTTGATTCTGATTGCTACTTTCAGTAATG TTTTCGGTCTTCCAAAGAGGGATGTCACGGAAGTAGGTGCCCATGAGGTTGATGTTTCAACAACACCAAATCCCAACAACCACACCCAAACTGAAGCTCAGG ATGGAGCAAGTGAAGATGATGTGGTAACTGCAACCCCAAGTCTCCAAAATCAAACAGCTGCTGCCCAAACTGGAGAGGCTG ATGGAGCAAGTGAAGATGATGTGGTAACTGCAACCCCAAGTCTCCAAAATCAAACAGCTGCTGCCCAAACTGGAGAGGCTG ATGGAGCAAGTGAAGATGATGTGGTAACTGCAACCCCAAGTCTCCAAAACCAGACAACAGCTGCTGCCCAAACTGGAGAGGCTG ATGGAGCAAGTGAAGATGATGTGGTAACTGCAACCCCAAGTCTCCAAAACCAGACAACAGCTGCTGCCCAAACTGGAGAGGCTG ATGGGGCAAGTGAAGATGATGTGGTAACTGCAACCCCAAGTCTCCAAAATCAAACAGCTGCTGCCCAAACTGGAGATGCTG ATGGAGCAAGTGAAGATGATGTGGTAACTGCAACCCCAAGTCTCCAAAATCAAACAGCTGCTGCCCAAACTGGAGATGCTG ATGGGGCGAGTGACGATGATGTGGTAACTGCAACTTCAAGTCCCCAAAACCAGACAACTTCATCAGGTGGAATAACTG ATGGTGCGAGTGAGGATGCTGGTGTGTTAACCACCGTACTGAATCTGCAAAATGGGACTACCTCTGCCCAAGTTGGAACCACCATCACTG ACTCCCGTGATGACTCCTGA
- the LOC125308727 gene encoding uncharacterized protein LOC125308727 isoform X5, translating into MAVMAKVVVLILIATFSNVFGLPKRDVTEVGAHEVDVSTTPNPNNHTQTEAQDGASEDDVVTATPSLQNQTAAAQTGEADGASEDDVVTATPSLQNQTAAAQTGEADGASEDDVVTATPSLQNQTAAAQTGDADGASEDDVVTATPSLQNQTAAAQTGDADGASDDDVVTATSSPQNQTTSSGGITDGASEDAGVLTTVLNLQNGTTSAQVGTTITDSRDDS; encoded by the exons ATGGCAGTAATGGCAAAGGTTGTTGTGTTGATTCTGATTGCTACTTTCAGTAATG TTTTCGGTCTTCCAAAGAGGGATGTCACGGAAGTAGGTGCCCATGAGGTTGATGTTTCAACAACACCAAATCCCAACAACCACACCCAAACTGAAGCTCAGG ATGGAGCAAGTGAAGATGATGTGGTAACTGCAACCCCAAGTCTCCAAAATCAAACAGCTGCTGCCCAAACTGGAGAGGCTG ATGGAGCAAGTGAAGATGATGTGGTAACTGCAACCCCAAGTCTCCAAAATCAAACAGCTGCTGCCCAAACTGGAGAGGCTG ATGGGGCAAGTGAAGATGATGTGGTAACTGCAACCCCAAGTCTCCAAAATCAAACAGCTGCTGCCCAAACTGGAGATGCTG ATGGAGCAAGTGAAGATGATGTGGTAACTGCAACCCCAAGTCTCCAAAATCAAACAGCTGCTGCCCAAACTGGAGATGCTG ATGGGGCGAGTGACGATGATGTGGTAACTGCAACTTCAAGTCCCCAAAACCAGACAACTTCATCAGGTGGAATAACTG ATGGTGCGAGTGAGGATGCTGGTGTGTTAACCACCGTACTGAATCTGCAAAATGGGACTACCTCTGCCCAAGTTGGAACCACCATCACTG ACTCCCGTGATGACTCCTGA
- the LOC125308727 gene encoding uncharacterized protein LOC125308727 isoform X4, which yields MAVMAKVVVLILIATFSNVFGLPKRDVTEVGAHEVDVSTTPNPNNHTQTEAQDGASEDDVVTATPSLQNQTAAAQTGEADGASEDDVVTATPSLQNQTAAAQTGEADGASEDDVVTATPSLQNQTTAAAQTGEADGASEDDVVTATPSLQNQTAAAQTGDADGASEDDVVTATPSLQNQTAAAQTGDADGASDDDVVTATSSPQNQTTSSGGITDGASEDAGVLTTVLNLQNGTTSAQVGTTITDSRDDS from the exons ATGGCAGTAATGGCAAAGGTTGTTGTGTTGATTCTGATTGCTACTTTCAGTAATG TTTTCGGTCTTCCAAAGAGGGATGTCACGGAAGTAGGTGCCCATGAGGTTGATGTTTCAACAACACCAAATCCCAACAACCACACCCAAACTGAAGCTCAGG ATGGAGCAAGTGAAGATGATGTGGTAACTGCAACCCCAAGTCTCCAAAATCAAACAGCTGCTGCCCAAACTGGAGAGGCTG ATGGAGCAAGTGAAGATGATGTGGTAACTGCAACCCCAAGTCTCCAAAATCAAACAGCTGCTGCCCAAACTGGAGAGGCTG ATGGAGCAAGTGAAGATGATGTGGTAACTGCAACCCCAAGTCTCCAAAACCAGACAACAGCTGCTGCCCAAACTGGAGAGGCTG ATGGGGCAAGTGAAGATGATGTGGTAACTGCAACCCCAAGTCTCCAAAATCAAACAGCTGCTGCCCAAACTGGAGATGCTG ATGGAGCAAGTGAAGATGATGTGGTAACTGCAACCCCAAGTCTCCAAAATCAAACAGCTGCTGCCCAAACTGGAGATGCTG ATGGGGCGAGTGACGATGATGTGGTAACTGCAACTTCAAGTCCCCAAAACCAGACAACTTCATCAGGTGGAATAACTG ATGGTGCGAGTGAGGATGCTGGTGTGTTAACCACCGTACTGAATCTGCAAAATGGGACTACCTCTGCCCAAGTTGGAACCACCATCACTG ACTCCCGTGATGACTCCTGA